AGCACTGAAGTGATTTGACCGAATTTTCTAGTGTTTTCTAATACATACTCACGATATTTTGCACTATCAGAAATATTTTCAGCAATAATATCTAGTGCATAATTAATTGCTTCTTCAATACTATTTACTTCTTTTTCTGCATTTATATATTTAGCTGCTTCTTTATTTAAATCATCAATTGATTTTGGTAATTTTAATATGTAGTTAGCTAAATTTTCTAATCCTTTTTCTTTAGCTATCGTAGCTTTCGTACGTTTTTTCTCTTTAAACGGACGATACAAATCTTCTACCCTTTGTAGTTTTTCTTGAGCTAAAATATCTTTTTTCAACTCGTCAGTAAGTAGACCTTTTTCTGAAATTAATCTAATTACTTCTTCTTTTCTTTCTTCAAGAGATTTTAAGTAATTAAATTCATCTTGAATTTGTTTTATTGCAACTTCGTCTAATGAATTTGTTAATTCTTTTCTATACCTAGCGATAAAAGCAATTGTATTTCCTTCTTCTAACAGATTCAATACATTTACTATATATTTATCTTGTATTTTTAGCTTAGTTGCTAAATTTTTTGTAATTTTCTCGTACATTCTATAACTCCATCTTATTTTTATAATAAACTCTTGGAACACGTTTATTTATACAACAAAATATTTCATAACTTATTGTATTTTGATATTCAGCGAATTCGTCTACTGAGACTTTTTGTCCGCTATATTCTCCAAAGAATAGTACGTCGTCACCCACTTTTACATTTTTACTACAACGAACCATAAGTTGGTCCATACATACACGTCCGACAATCTCACACTCTTCAGATCCTACTCTAATTTTAAACCCTTGGGCTCTTCGTAGTAAACCATCTGCATATCCTATTGGCACTGTTGCGATATATTCATCTTGTTTAGCTTCATAACTAACACCATAACCAAGCTTTTGTCCTGCCTGAAATTTTTTCACATGTGTCACTTTACTAACTAAACTAGCTACAGGTTCTAGTTGCACCTTATCTAATTTCTCAATATTTCCGCTAGGATAACATCCATACATAGCAATACCAATTCTTGTAAGATTATACTGATCATCTCTATTGCTATACTTAACTGTACCAGCTGAATTTTCTATATGAATGTATTTTGGTTTATGTGTAAAGATTTTAAGACTTCTTTCGAAATTTTCTGTCTGATAATTGTCATAATTATCATCCTCTCCATCAGCATTTGAGTAGTGTGAGAAAATTCCTTCAAAATCAATTTTTTCCGAATCTAATAAGTTATCAATTTCTTTTAGTTCTTCTAAATCAGAAGTTCCAATTCTTCCCATACCAGTGTCTAGCTTAACATGAATTTTTAATTTTCCTTCAATTTGTTGCAAGTGTACTAAAGATTCTTCTAACCACTCTTTAGAAGGACAAGTTAAAGAGACATTATTTTCTACTGCATATTTAACATTTTGGGAATTTATAACTCCTAATACAAGAACCATGCTATCTTTAATAACATCTTTAAGTTCTAAAGCTTCTTCTAATGTTGCTGTTGCGAAATGTCTAACTCCATTTTGATATAGATGCTCTGCGATTACTTTCGAACCTAATCCATAAGAATCAGCTTTAACAACAGCTAACCCTATTTTTTCATTATTAAGACTATTTAGCTTATTATAATTATTAAGCAATGCATCCAAATTTACTCTTAATTGTGTTGGTCTATCATTAATCATTAATCTAATCCCCTTTCTCTAAAACAACAAACGCCACTACTGTTGTATCAGTATGGCTTATAGTCAGATGTGTCCTAAAGTCACCATATTCTATAAATGGTTTTCCATTTTCATCTTTTTTCACCTCAACATCATGAAAAGAAAATTCCTTAGAAATTCCTACTCCAAGTGCTTTAGAGGTTGCTTCTTTTACGGCAAATCGTCCCGCAAGAAACTCCATTTTCCTTCTATTATTTGTTATTTTATAAAATTCATTTAATTCATTTTCTGTATATAATTTTTCAAGTCGTTTTTTATCATCAACATACTTTTCGAAGCGATGAATATCCACGATATCACAACCGATTCCGTAAATCATTTTTTACCTCTTTATTATATAATCTTACAATATTATAACACTAATACGAATATTATGAAAGCTTTATATACTAGTTACTTAGCTTTATTATTTACTTAAATGAATAGAAAAATCATGATATCGTCATTAACTCATCCCGCAAAGTTTATTGAAAATCTTAAAAGCATCTATAAAACGAATTTAGATAATAATAAGCCACTGTATTTATAAGTTATCATGTAAAACTATTTAAAATTATATCTTTTTAATAGTACATATATAAAAAAATAAACGACTCAAAGATCAAAATTTTAAAAAATTCTTAACTTTAAGTCGTTAAATTATATATCCGTATATTAGATTAATTTTATATTAATCTCTATTATTACTGTTTAATAAGATAAAGATGAATCTTAATAGTTCCATTAAAGCAACCATCGCTGCTGCTACATATGTTAATGCTGCCGCAGTTAGAACTTTTCGACAGTGTCTGTGTTCTTGATCATCTACAATATTTAAATCAATTACTTGCTCTAAAGCACGCTTTGAAGCATCGAACTCTACAGGTAATGTCACTACTTGGAATAGTACTGCAAATAGCATAAAGCCTACTCCAACCCAAGCAACAGTATAACCAAATTGTCCGATTAATCCTGTTAATAAGAATCCTACCATAATAAGAATAGTTGATAAGTTTCCTCCAAGATTTGCTAAAGGTACTAGTGAGTGTCTCCATCTCATCGGTTTGTAGTCGGCTACTTTATCTTGAATAACGTGACCAATTTCGTGTGCA
This is a stretch of genomic DNA from Gemella haemolysans. It encodes these proteins:
- the alr gene encoding alanine racemase is translated as MINDRPTQLRVNLDALLNNYNKLNSLNNEKIGLAVVKADSYGLGSKVIAEHLYQNGVRHFATATLEEALELKDVIKDSMVLVLGVINSQNVKYAVENNVSLTCPSKEWLEESLVHLQQIEGKLKIHVKLDTGMGRIGTSDLEELKEIDNLLDSEKIDFEGIFSHYSNADGEDDNYDNYQTENFERSLKIFTHKPKYIHIENSAGTVKYSNRDDQYNLTRIGIAMYGCYPSGNIEKLDKVQLEPVASLVSKVTHVKKFQAGQKLGYGVSYEAKQDEYIATVPIGYADGLLRRAQGFKIRVGSEECEIVGRVCMDQLMVRCSKNVKVGDDVLFFGEYSGQKVSVDEFAEYQNTISYEIFCCINKRVPRVYYKNKMEL
- the acpS gene encoding holo-ACP synthase, translated to MIYGIGCDIVDIHRFEKYVDDKKRLEKLYTENELNEFYKITNNRRKMEFLAGRFAVKEATSKALGVGISKEFSFHDVEVKKDENGKPFIEYGDFRTHLTISHTDTTVVAFVVLEKGD
- a CDS encoding zinc metallopeptidase, coding for MPLGYYGMSGSYILYFLLIMLIPLWAQFKVKRTYERYKKVRTKSGLTGKEVAEIIMQANGITGVRVVRGEVELSDHYDPTNNVVVLSPIVHDQPTVASVAIAAHEIGHVIQDKVADYKPMRWRHSLVPLANLGGNLSTILIMVGFLLTGLIGQFGYTVAWVGVGFMLFAVLFQVVTLPVEFDASKRALEQVIDLNIVDDQEHRHCRKVLTAAALTYVAAAMVALMELLRFIFILLNSNNRD